A region of Theileria annulata chromosome 2, complete sequence, *** SEQUENCING IN PROGRESS *** DNA encodes the following proteins:
- a CDS encoding uncharacterized protein (chr2.cand.183 - hypothetical protein) has product MNENTLVLAKLRGFPKKTSTNADYLLHKSQNDNCRSDLKSVDMYLANKKFNINHNIENNSNLFNETLSTTKRPLPLQYGNKTQSPGEDFLIRKRRNYSTQPSNTVVPNNNDLLQMIANGDQSIVDKIKQVSTTNYKKIMDLLNRSTSIKEFQTNLQALVLDMCIGLYTDKSQDETVDNLKKRVNYLTNEKALLSNVIKSQYESIKDENSNASKTEEEKQALKAELGRLKRILNSMVYNNDNSSNFRQIADYVDRYTENTLILVVGNPQMYSKIFMA; this is encoded by the exons atgaatgAAAACACGCTAGTTTTGGCTAAATTACGCGGCTTTCCCAAGAAAACCTCAACAAATGCAGATTATCTTTTACATAAATCACAAAATGATAACTGCAGATCAGATTTAAAATCAGTTGACATGTACCTTGCGAACAAGAAATTCAATATAAACCATAACATTGAAAATAactcaaatttatttaatgaaacACTTTCTACAACCAAGAGACCATTGCCATTACAATATGGAAACAAAACACAAAGTCCAGGAGAAGATTTTTTGATTagaaaaagaagaaattaCTCCACTCAGCCGTCCAATACTGTAGttccaaataataatgatcTACTTCAAATGATAGCCAACGGAGATCAATCCATTgtagataaaataaaacaagTCTCAACAACAAactataaaaaaataatggaTTTATTGAATAGATCAACGTCAATAAAGGAATTTCAAACAAATTTACAAGCTTTAGTATTGGATATGTGCATTGGATTATACACCGATAAATCACAAGACGAAACTGTCGACAATCTTAAAAAACGTGTTAATTATCTAACAAACGAAAAGGCACTCTTGTCAAATGTTATAAAATCGCAATATGAATCAATAAAG GATGAAAATTCTAACGCTTCGAAAACTGAAGAGGAAAAGCAGGCCCTCAAGGCAGAACTAGGTAGATTAAAGAGAATACTCAATTCAATGGTATACAATAATGATAATTCGTCCAATTTTCGGCAAATAGCTGATTATGTCGATAGGTACACTgaaaatacattaatacTTGTTGTAGGAAACCCCCAGATgtattctaaaatttttatggcttga
- a CDS encoding ribosomal protein S9/S16, putative (chr2.C.cand.327 - signal, PF00380 Ribosomal protein S9/S16;~1 probable transmembrane helix predicted for TA12665 by TMHMM2.0 at aa 12-34;~Signal peptide predicted for TA12665 by SignalP 2.0 HMM (Signal peptide probability 0.749, signal anchor probability 0.182) with cleavage site probability 0.582 between residues 28 and 29) has translation MIQIVFLKNKSLFLIFISFCTIFHSSNTFILSPIRFSTSHKNIYRLPLRINTTLYSENEDSSQEIDENTNNNDYGESKVPSTQIAEDNNLGLKDSTPVKYTDIESGSESSMDVSIENFDKFHFDPEIYKSMIESYKEFKGPSYSLSEYNKPLPEGCRTIVDFLKYPRNYNFARAGDLSLNMDKLIKDKGADVSAEFEDFDYEKRMEGPYLESGYQKIGDLSKSTTKRYFTREEDEEPIEPEQMLSVLEQKDLKSIKEFKSKSNTETETSNEILDKEEQDDVPLSKINRNYFMFDSYGYLQHYLKHINKYKYEVFSYHNKNDEKPSFYLNHEYINEIEKPFPPPTSNTMAVREHFLSLIPSLMDKLVDYIKNDPNKNKIPSPPMHDMRLLENYKKPEYLEDDYESDGEVDYEMYASIKTLHDPQNDVIYPFHDIEPVLNRQLLSTYLEIYNTQDLGPLKYYKFYRSKSKHLKTNTFPTHTRPPKADSELNSEEEPNNKVFVERRIKVYEHGKKKRGKAMVYLEPGNGNIIINNRDGYQYVYYNEFRLREILEPLSRLQINTNFNIVAMTQGGGIAGQSVAIRHALVRYLYRILSPKLKPILRKFNLVSIDRRRVERKKTNLRKARKKEKYSKR, from the exons ATGATTcaaattgtttttttaaaaaataagtcattgtttttaatatttattagtttttGTACAATATTTCATTCTTCTAACACATTCATATTATCTCCAATTAGATTCTCAACATCgcataaaaatatatatag GTTACCACTTCGAATAAACACAACACTTTACTCTGAAAATGAAG ATTCTTCACAAGAAATTGATGAAAacactaataataatgacTATGGTGAGTCTAAAGTGCCTAGTACACAGATCGCAGaggataataatttgggCCTAAAAGATTCTACCCCTGTTAAATATACAGATATAGAATCCGGCTCCGAATCGTCAATGGATGTATCTATTGAAAACTTCGATAAATTCCACTTTGACCcagaaatatataaatccATGATAGAAAGCTATAAAGAGTTTAAAGGACCATCATACTCACTTTCAGAATACAACAAACCACTCCCTGAAGGATGTAGAACGATTGTTGACTTTTTGAAATACCCTAGAAACTACAATTTCGCAAGAGCAGGGGACCTTTCTCTTAATATGgataaattgattaaaGATAAAGGTGCTGATGTGTCGGCAGAATTTGAAGATTTCGATTATGAAAAAAGAATGGAGGGACCTTATCTTGAATCAGGATATCAAAAAATAGGTGACTTATCAAAATCAACAACAAAAAGGTATTTTACTCgtgaagaagatgaagaacCCATTGAACCAGAACAAATGCTTAGTGTTTTGGAACAAAAGGAcctaaaatcaattaaagaatttaaatcaaagtCAAACACTGAAACTGAAACATCTAATGAGATTTTAGATAAGGAGGAACAAGACGACGTTCCACTATCTAAAATCAACcgaaattattttatgtttgACTCATACGGATATCTTCAGCACTACCTAAAACATATCAACAAGTACAAATATGAAGTTTTCAGCTAccataataaaaatgatgaaaagCCGAGCTTTTATCTAAACCATGAATAcattaatgaaattgaaaagCCCTTCCCTCCACCAACTAGTAACACAATGGCTGTGAGAGAACATTTTTTAAGCTTGATTCCAAGTCTAATGGATAAATTGGTggattatattaaaaatgaccctaataagaataaaattcCGTCACCACCAATGCATGACATGAGGTTACTGGAGAACTACAAGAAACCGGAGTATTTGGAGGACGATTACGAATCTGATGGAGAAGTAGATTACGAAATGTACGCTAGTATTAAAACCCTTCATGACCCGCAAAATGATGTAATATATCCGTTTCACGACATTGAGCCCGTTTTAAATAGGCAACTTCTGTCCACATACcttgaaatatataacacTCAGGATTTGGGTCCGCTtaaatactataaattCTACAGATCGAAAAGTAAACACTTGAAGACTAATACATTCCCGACACATACGAGACCACCAAAAGCGGATTCTGAGTTGAATTCAGAAGAGGAACCTAATAATAAAGTTTTCGTTGAAAGAAGGATTAAAGTGTATGAACATGGTAAGAAAAAGAGGGGAAAGGCTATGGTGTACCTGGAACCCGGAAACGGAAACATAATCATTAACAATCGAGATGGATACCAATATGTGTACTATAACGAGTTTAGACTTCGAGAAATTCTCGAACCGCTATCTAGActacaaattaatacaaaCTTCAACATTGTTGCAATGACTCAAGGTGGAGGTATTGCAGGCCAAAGTGTAGCAATTAGGCACGCACTTGTTCGATATCTATATAGAATCTTATCACCAAAGCTCAAGCCTATACTTAGGAAATTCAATCTAGTAAGTATTGATAGAAGAAGAGTTGAAAGGAAGAAGACTAATTTGAGAAAAGCAAGGAAGAAAGAAAAATATAGTAAAAGATGA
- a CDS encoding uncharacterized protein (hypothetical protein, conserved, mal13p1.282), with translation MPKYNIFPKLSFFSYIDKIHIRYMPGSAHDDTCRKLMLNLLDPSTSKRFPNLKYTYELLKYFNHFQLIIQLQREAVLYYFLQHIRFYADSHNLEDIHKEIDVYQYNGNFTFISLLFRTYKIY, from the exons atGCCAaagtataatatatttccCAAGTTGTCATTTTTTTCATATATTGATAAGATTCATATTCGTTACATGCCTGGTTCTGCACATGATGACACATGTCGTAAACTAATGTTGAATTTGCTTGATCCTTCTACTTCTAAACGTTTTCCAAATCTTAAGTATACTTACGAATTGTTAAAGtattttaatcattttCAACTTATTATTCAGTTACAACGTGAGGCC gttctttattattttttacaacaCATTAGGTTTTATGCGGATTCTCATAACTTAGAAGACATTCATAAGGAAATTGATGTATATCAATATAATGGTAACTTCACATTTATCTCACTTCTCTTTAgaacatataaaatatactaG
- a CDS encoding ubiquitin carboxy-terminal hydrolase, putative (chr2.C.cand.330 - ubiquitin carboxy terminal hydrolase) — MSNARTYLPYVIELHNKSIKFTKYSPSNSDLLNHSKLNTNEDDSQNKFKTFPVLKNLKNSQIRGIYHLPKVKWDDESMTMGAGLNNPGINICYMNVIIQVLTHTPFLASSLLKSYHSKTCLHYEKDIFCIMCLFENYVKKSFASPNPLNNPFYSIAKKFIWSRFKLGHQDDAFIFLKHFLDSLSKACYLNSKESEKQEDGSETTSGPKDFISNDQIMSTVIGRLFGGYFRNVIVCNNCSRKSEKVEEFFDLAVEVTKSNRLIDLLSEFVLPEKLTNDNKYFCSNCKSYQNANKSLSIYKAPRILNINLKRFNLYSSVYKKSLKAIEFPQLLSISLKTSEDSYTWLNYDLYAIVCHIGKSLHMGHYITFIKGKHGFWYRFDDSIIQCVSESTVLSHNNDVYLLFYSINNESVGDCDTALNLFSYSNILKESKSSQSEPIATPEREPRRCEIDILSYFGGNTIFKRFLKHRKFKNYNLLNMKILSNIQRMNNLKRKINSIVTNNQENKETIQKINKKEKESKLKDTDTDLKSEVKCSLKHTSFIDAIGDEDVSAEIELWSDAEDVETYNKLYEQIDPDLPKPTEEDLEYDRGKIHKSKNRNRPNPANVELVNHRSGINVAVEQKNLFDNTVISP, encoded by the coding sequence atGTCAAATGCGAGAACATATTTACCATATGTAATCGAGCTACACAATAAAAGTATAAAGTTTACCAAGTATAGTCCCAGTAATTCGGACttattaaatcattcaaaattaaacaCAAACGAAGATGATTCacaaaataaatttaaaacatttcCAGTTTTAAAAAACCTAAAAAACAGTCAGATCAGGGGAATATACCACCTGCCTAAAGTAAAATGGGACGATGAGTCAATGACAATGGGAGCTGGGCTAAATAACCCAGGAATCAACATCTGTTATATGAATGTAATAATTCAGGTGTTGACACATACGCCGTTTTTAGCCTCATCCTTACTTAAGTCATACCACTCGAAAACATGCCTACATTACGAAAAGGatatattttgtattatGTGCctatttgaaaattatgtaaagAAGTCATTTGCGTCACCGAACCCGTTAAATAATCCGTTTTACTCCATCGCAAAAAAGTTTATCTGGTCTAGATTTAAACTAGGCCACCAAGATGACGCATTCATATTCTTAAAACATTTTCTAGATTCTCTGTCAAAAGCATGTTACTTAAACTCAAAAGAGTCTGAGAAACAGGAAGATGGTTCTGAAACCACGTCTGGTCCAAAGGATTTTATCTCTAATGACCAAATTATGTCCACAGTAATAGGAAGATTGTTTGGAGGCTATTTTAGAAATGTAATTGTTTGCAATAACTGTTCAAGGAAGTCGGAAAAGGTTGAAGAATTCTTCGATTTAGCAGTGGAAGTCACAAAAAGTAATAGACTAATAGATTTGTTGTCAGAATTTGTACTACCAGAAAAGTTAACGAACGATAATAAGTACTTTTGCAGTAACTGCAAGAGTTACCAGAACGCAAATAAATCATTGTCGATATACAAGGCACCaagaatattaaacataaatCTCAAAAGGTTTAATCTATATTCTAGCGTATACAAAAAATCTTTGAAAGCTATTGAATTCCCACAACTCTTGTCAATCTCACTCAAGACTTCGGAAGATTCATATACATGGCTCAATTACGATTTGTATGCAATAGTGTGCCACATTGGAAAGTCACTCCATATGGGACACTACATAACATTTATCAAGGGAAAACATGGTTTTTGGTATCGTTTTGACGATTCAATAATACAGTGCGTTTCAGAATCAACAGTTTTATCTCATAACAACGACGTTTATCTATTATTCTACTCGATTAACAACGAATCTGTTGGAGATTGTGACACAGCACTGAACCTGTTTTCCTatagtaatattttaaaggaGTCCAAATCCTCACAATCAGAACCAATTGCAACACCTGAACGGGAACCCAGACGCTGTGAAATTGATATACTTTCATATTTTGGAGGGAACACgatttttaaaagatttCTAAAGCACAGAAAGTTTAAAAactacaatttattaaacatGAAGATCCTGTCAAACATCCAAAGgatgaataatttgaaaagaaAAATCAATTCAATAGTGACTAACAATCaagaaaataaagaaaCGATACAGAAGATTAATAAAAAGGAAAAAGAATCCAAGTTAAAGGATACTGATACAGATTTAAAGAGTGAAGTTAAATGTAGTTTAAAACACACATCATTCATTGATGCAATTGGAGATGAAGATGTATCTGCAGAAATTGAGCTTTGGTCCGATGCTGAGGACGTAGAAACATATAATAAACTCTACGAACAAATCGACCCCGATTTACCGAAACCCACAGAAGAAGATTTAGAGTACGACAGAGGGAAAATTCACAAGTCAAAGAACAGAAATCGACCAAATCCAGCAAATGTCGAGTTAGTTAACCATCGCTCTGGCATTAATGTGGCAGTTGAACAGAAGAATCTATTCGACAACACAGTGATTTCACCATAA
- a CDS encoding adhesion regulation modulator (ARM) protein, putative (chr2.C.cand.331 - Arm-1 protein) — protein MTGDKGVICQIRAGKCILNDKLLSPDLRKGSLRLFKGDDDLLSVQWVTRDDSNVEDALYIFDDAYLEKVPECTTGEVYALKFTTNNHRSFYWMQETNVTTIKVIWILITAFRPSWTHLTGTLGT, from the exons atgaCAGGTGATAAAGGTGTGATTTGTCAAATAAGAGCCGGAAAGTGTATTCTTAACGATAAACTGTTATCACCGGATCTCAGAAAAGGATCTTTAAGACTttttaaa gGAGATGATGATTTACTGTCAGTACAATGGGTTACAAGGGATGATTCTAATGTTGAG gACGCATTGTATATATTCGATGACGCATATCTTGAAAAGGTGCCAGAATGTACAACTGGAGAGGTTTACGCACTGAAATTCACAACAAACAACCACAGGTCGTTTTACTGGATGCAGGAGACGAATGTGACTACAATAAAGGTAATTTGGATTCTAATAACGGCTTTTAGACCTTCGTGGACTCATTTAACAGGAACACTGGGTACATAA
- a CDS encoding uncharacterized protein (chr2.C.cand.329 - hypothetical protein) has protein sequence MFKVFIVEDVINLTVSEYFNDNDNLFRKLSNKYINKVIQGIGLVLAIDENFLRCECKILQTEGSAHYKITFRILVFHPSVNDTFNASFLLDSLMTFKLYQNSCLQILNRWVVTNGSSKHVLKENDLVVFKTLDVIYNKNKEDTKLYSNSSNLPVLVIIGTISEEIDTH, from the exons atgttTAAAGTATTTATTGTTGAAGATGTAATTAATCTAACTGTATCAGAATACTTTAATGATAACGATAATCTGTTTCGCAAACTGTCGAACAAATACATTAACAAg GTTATACAAGGAATAGGGTTGGTATTGGCAATAGATGAGAACTTTTTAAGGTGTGAATGCAAGATTTTGCAAACAGAAGGATCTGCACATTACAAGATCACCTTCAGAATATTGGTATTTCACCCTTCTGTTAATGATACATTCAATGCAAGT TTTCTATTGGATTCTTTGATGACATTCAAGTTATACCAAAATTCATGCCtccaaattttaaata GATGGGTTGTAACTAATGGTAGCAGTAAACATGTGTTGAAGGAAAATGACCTCGTAGTATTTAAAACATTAgatgtaatatataataaaaataaag aaGATACAAAGTTATACTCGAATAGCTCAAATCTGCCAGTTCTAGTAATAATCGGAACAATTTCAGAGGAAATAGatacacattaa
- a CDS encoding uncharacterized protein (chr2.cand.184 - Ring finger protein, PF00097 Zinc finger, C3HC4 type, PF00098 Zinc knuckle) gives MAPSNHLMWKLKGSTGQFNHLSTVTLPCQVSVVREKLKVNFGLSESTHIDFVVYLESDPDAVLSDQYTLKPNSRVYTRRCTAEEASLLIAEANSVYVPDDDLEEETFGFEDEGDMDELFKIPESLPEEENQSADKKDEEESRIRELIQQQKTHESGRPQVQLEYYKKMAQMPPQNYQSNVPNTQTSNSNSLAPSPYDTTDTSYLSQNYICHMCGQRGHNIKDCTVMDGKRLSKKIRPSTGIPTDFLTPIPSSDVPKYDEVYILKDGSFAIMREIESVSGGAFFTKTVDQRIQTQLGISEKDAHSLSKGFKCTICLCYFNNPVTTLCCGETFCLDCIIGKKNPTFNTNIVCPTCRKSIKMTDLQSNTSLKKAVQSLILGNVDVLKNVNKEKETKKEPEKEEKVQKFCGINIESLKRYLTYIIIYLQAKDNG, from the exons atggCACCTTCTAACCATCTCATGTGGAAACTCAAGGGAAGCACAGGACAATTTAACCACTTATCGACAGTGACACTGCCATGCCAAGTTAGCGTAGTGAGAGAGAAACTTAAAGTCAACTTCGGACTCTCAGAGTCAACACATATAGACTTTGTAGTGTACCTTGAAAGTGACCCAGATGCTGTTCTGTCAGACCAATACACGCTAAAACCAAACTCGAGAGTATATACGAGAAGATGCACAGCTGAAGAAGCATCGTTACTGATTGCAGAAGCCAACTCAGTGTACGTACCAGATGATGACCTAGAAGAAGAAACATTTGGTTTTGAAGACGAAGGGGATATGGACGAACTGTTCAAAATACCAGAGTCACTACCTGAAGAAGAAAATCAGTCAGCTGACAAAAAAGATGAAGAAGAGTCCAGAATTAGAGAATTAATTCAACAACAAAAGACACATGAAAGTGGAAGACCACAAGTTCAACTTGAATACTATAAAAAGATGGCTCAAATGCCTCCACAAAACTACCAATCAAACGTTCCTAACACACAAACTAGTAATTCTAACTCTTTAGCGCCAAGTCCATACGACACTACAGACACTAGTTATTTAAGCCAGAACTACATTTGTCATATGTGTGGACAAAGAGGCCATAATATAAAGGATTGTACGGTTATGGACGGCAAGAGGCTTTCGAAGAAAATAAGACCATCAACTGGAATACCTACAGACTTTCTCACTCCAATACCCTCATCAGATGTTCCAAAATACGACGAAGTTTACATTCTAAAAg aCGGTTCTTTTGCAATTATGCGTGAAATCGAGTCGGTTTCCGGAGGAGCTTTTTTTACAAAGACAGTCGATCAAAGAATACAAACTCAGCTTGGAATAAGTGAAAAGGACGCACATTCATTATCTAAGGGATTCAAGTGTACCATATGCTTATGTTATTTCAATAATCCAGTAACTACTCTATGCTGTGGAGAAACTTTCTGCCTCGATTGCATAATAGGGAAAAAGAATCCTACTTTCAACACCAATATTGTCTGTCCAACTTGTAGAAAATCCATTAAAATGACTGATCTTCAATCGAATACTTCTCTGAAAAAGGCAGTTCAGTCTCTTATTTTAGGAAATGTGGATGTATTGAAAAACGTCAACAAGGAAAAAGAAACTAAAAAGGAGCCGGAAAAAG AAGAGAAGGTTCAAAAATTTTGTGGGATCAACATTGAAAGTTTAAAGAGGTACTTGACATACATAATTATCTACCTTCAGGCAAAAGATAATGGTTGA
- a CDS encoding serine/threonine protein phosphatase 1, PP1-gamma catalytic subunit, putative (chr2.cand.185 - serine/threonine protein phosphatase pp1-gamma catalytic subunit), whose protein sequence is MELNLDSIIERLLEVRGNRPIKSVQLSEDEIKGLCHKSREIFLSQSILLELEAPIKICGDIHGQYYDLLRLFEYGGFPPAANYLFLGDYVDRGKQSLETICLLLAYKIKYPENFFLLRGNHECASINRIYGFYDECKRRYSIKLWKAFTDCFNCLPVAAIIDDKIFCMHGGLSPELTTMDQIRQISRPTDVPDTGLLCDLLWSDPDPNTTGWGENDRGVSFTFGSDIVVNFLAKHELDLICRAHQVVEDGYEFFSKRRLVTLFSAPNYCGEFDNAGAMMSVDKTLMCSFQILKPVDRKRLK, encoded by the exons ATGGAACTCAACTTGGATAGTATCATAGAAAGACTGCTGGAGGTCCGGGGTAACCGTCCAATCAAGTCAGTACAATTAAGCGAAGACGAAATTAAAGGACTTTGCCATAAAAGCAGAGAAATCTTCTTATCGCAATCAATATTGCTAGAATTAGAAGCACCGATCAAAATCTGCGGTGATATACACGGACAATATTACGACCTCCTCAGACTGTTCGAATACGGAGGATTTCCACCGGCGGCAAATTACCTATTTTTAGGAGATTATGTAGACCGAGGAAAACAAAGCCTCGAAACAATATGCCTACTTCTCGcttataaaatcaaataccCCGAAAACTTCTTTTTATTACGTGGTAACCACGAATGTGCATCAATAAATCGAATTTACGGATTCTATGATGAAT GTAAACGCAGATATAGTATAAAACTTTGGAAAGCATTCACTGATTGCTTCAATTGTTTACCAGTCGCAGCCATTATAGATGACAAGATCTTCTGTATGCATGGCGGACTCTCTCCAGAATTGACAACAATGGACCAAATAAGGCAGATTTCAAGACCCACAGATGTTCCCGACACCGGACTTCTTTGTGATCTTTTATGGAGTGACCCTGACCCTAATACTACTGGTTGGGGTGAGAATGATCGCGGTGTTTCATTCACTTTCGGGTCAGATATTGTTGTCAATTTTCTGGCTAAACACGAACTTGATCTTATTTGTCGCGCTCATCAAGTTGTGGAAGACGGATATGAGTTTTTTTCAAAGAGAAGGCTTGTAACGCTATTTAGTGCTCCAAATTACTGTGGAGAGTTTGATAATGCTGGTGCGATGATGAGCGTTGATAAGACATTAATGTGTTCATTCcag atcCTTAAACCTGTTGATCGAAAACGGTTAAAATGA
- a CDS encoding uncharacterized protein (chr2.C.cand.328 - hypothetical protein) — protein sequence MTKRVKRNKKSISSKIDEEYLESYINSKKTDKSSSVRFNIDALGKLSIRNTKINGVNKSNHYKNKNSPEYVRLKKLKNRISLNNKIEVDSTPSEDDALIDVWNDSIHDSKDKRNKIQNINQLIPAVELPHPGQSYNPNPEDYNALLNKAVNVIQINNEDDSTQGVKEIDDMIKNSFPSLDPSLLDLRKKQGLVNLIKNNVFDLDEVNKVLNEEHESETDEEIDEEIMYKKLPGRKTKTQRNKIKLLKEDKRRKAVIKNIKKLKNDVNHIKTINAFKPSNKSSEMLSRFKNFVSKLLSGEVPTKISNKAYYSDPPEVYLPEEMSSSVKNIDNLKKSPISHIVKSIYRRGLLPPPPRINARYKNYLKKFRFLNRPYMYKPALKI from the exons atgacAAAGAGAGTTAAGAGGAATAAGAAGAGTATAAGCTCTAAAATAGATGAAGAATATCTAGAATCATACATCAATTCAAAAAAAACAGATAAATCAAGCTCAGTCAGATTCAATATCGATGCATTGg gTAAATTGTCCATAAGAAatactaaaataaatggaGTAAATAAGTCAAATCACTATAAGAATAAAAACAGCCCAGAATATGTTAGgcttaaaaaattaaagaatagaatttcattaaataataaaattgaagtTGATTCCACTCCTTCAGAG gATGATGCCCTTATCGATGTTTGGAATGATTCCATACATGATTCTAAAGATAAgagaaataaaatacagAACATTAACCAGTTAATACCGGCAGTTGAACTTCCACATCCTGGTCAGAGTTACAACCCAAATCCAGAAGATTATAACgcattattaaataaagcCGTGAATGTAATTCAAATAAACAACGAAGATGATTCCACTCAAGGAGTTAAAGAAATAGATGATATGATCAAAAATAGTTTCCCATCCTTAGACCCATCATTATTGGACCTTAGAAAGAAACAGGGATTGGTTAACCTGATCAAAAACAATGTTTTTGATTTAGATGAAGTTAATAAAGTATTAAACGAGGAACATGAATCAGAAACTGATGAAGAAATTGATGAAGAGATTATGTATAAAAAGTTGCCTGGTAGGAAGACTAAAACACAGAGGAATAAAATCAAACTCCTTAAGGAAGATAAAAGAAGGAAGGCggtaataaaaaatataaaaaaattaaaaaacgATGTGAACCATATCAAGACTATTAACGCATTTAAACCTTCTAACAAGTCTTCCGAAATGCTTTCGAGATTTAAAAACTTTGTATCTAAGCTCCTATCTGGAGAAGTTCCCACTAAAATCTCCAATAAAGCTTATTATTCAGACCCACCTGAGGTTTATTTGCCCGAAGAGATGAGTTCTTCAGTTAAAAATATCGACAATCTCAAAAAAAGCCCAATCAGTCACATCGTAAAGTCAATATACAGGAGAGGACTCTTGCCACCTCCACCAAGGATAAACGCtagatataaaaattatttgaagaAGTTCAGATTTTTGAACAGACCATACATGTATAAGCCAGctttgaaaatttaa